In Calditrichota bacterium, the sequence TTCCGCCAAGCCAGCCCGGGCTGCACAAGTAAATTAAGGGAGAAACAAACGGAGCCTGTTTGGCATAACGATAGGTCGGATGTCTTGGTTCAAGACCGATGATAAAATTGCCATTTTCAACCGGAATAAGTTGGTCTTTTTGACGCTGGAAAAGTCGCAATTCCCGAACGGGATGTATTTCGGGAAGATTTTTCAGAGCGGAAAATTGCAGCCTCCAATTTAACAATCCCGGATAGGCTTTAAACGCATTCAGCGTAATGACATACGATGCCCAGGGTTTACTTCCCTTCATTATTACGGTAACTTTTGTACTGTCATTAATATAAGAAATACGGGTAACCGAATTCAGGAGTTCAGTATCCGAATTGCCTCCCAAAAACCGCAGATCCAATACACCCTTTGTTGAGGGGTTATAAATTAGAATCTTTTTATCCGTCTGTTTTCCATATTCGACGACAAAATCTCCGGTTTTCAATCGGAATTCATCCGTTTTTAAACCGCTCAAGCGGACGGTCTGCTTTTGAGGTGCTGCCATAGCAAAATCACTTCCATAGAAATACGGGATAAAAAGGACAAAAAAACCAAGCACTATCTTTGAGCAGAGATTATGAATCATGGAGATTGGTTCCTTGTTTGAAGTCAATACCCAAAAATAATCAGAATGCTAAATTGCCCTGCAAGAACTGCGTTTTACAAGATCAACGGGGACCAGTATTTTTTCCTGCAATGATTTTTTTTGATCAATAATATCGTGTATCATGTTTACGGCTTTTGCCCCCATCTCTTCCATTCTAACACTCATTGTGGTCAGAGGGGGGTCCGTATGATTGGTTACCTCAATGTTGTCAAAACCAATGACGGAGATGTCATCGGGAACCTTCAGCCCTTTTTCTCGTATGGCTTTCAATGCGCCGGTAGCCATCGCATCGTTGGCTGCAAAGAGTGCCGTCGGCCTTTCCTTTTTCATAAGAAGTTTTTTTGTGGCGTTGTATCCATCTTCAACCCGCGTCTCGATTTCATCCCGAACCACCCATTCCTGGCCGTTCAATCCATGCTCCTCCATGGCCATTAAGTATCCCTGATAACGGCCCTGAATACTCGGGTGAAAAGCCGACCCCCCGATAAAGGCTATTTTTTCATGCCCCAATTCCAGCAAATACCTGACCGCCTCACGACCGCCTTCAATATTGTCAATCAGAACACACGGCCATTTGAGTCGGGGAGGATAGTAGTCAATTAAAACAACCGGAATTCCCATTTTCCGCATCTCATACAACCACTTGTCATTCATGCTTCCCGCCGCAATAACCCCATCCACATTCCCCTCTTTCAGGAACCGGGGAAGATTTTTTCGGGAAAAGGCCTCGCCAACGGAGGTCAATAGGATGTAATAATCAAAGTGACGGGCTTCAAATTCACACCCCAAAAAAATTCGGGTGTAAAACGGTTCTGCACGGGTAAAGTGGATATCGCTGATCACAAAACCGATGTTTCCCGTTCTTTTGGAAGCCAGGGTACGGGCAGAGCGCTGAGGGTGGAAATCCATTTCTTCAATCACCTGGAGTACTTTTTTGCGGGTGGACTCCCGAACGGATTTTTTATGGTTAAGCACCAAAGAAACGGTTGATTGAGAAACACCGGCTCGTTCAGCAACCTCTTTAATGGTAATATTCATTTAGTCAAAACGCTTTATTTTTTAGCTACCATTATATGGAATGCATTATATTAATATTACTGATGTTACATACGTGCTGCAAGGAGATTAGATTAGTTTATATGCGATTATTGTGTTATTTTATCGAAGCGCTTTAATAACAAAATAAAAAAAATTTTACCATTGTCAAGGAAAAAATGCAAAAATAAAAATTTTTTTAAATAAACCCCCGGCACCTTTAAAGTGCCGGGGACGTTTGGTAAGTTTTAGCGCCGGTCCGGGCTTGGAGGCTTTTGAATGTGTTTGACCGGATGCTTTTTCAATTCATCCAGAAGATACCGAACAGCCTTTTCGATCATGGGTTCACGCCCCAATCGAATCAGCGTGGGATCATCAAACACCGGGATATCCGGTTTGACCCCAAAATATTCCACATCCCATTGTCCTTCCCGGTTCACATAGGCAAACGCCGGAACAGCAATGTGGCCGCCGTCCACAAAACGGGGATTCCAGCTGTAGCCCACCAATCCTCCCCAGGTGGTCTGTCCCATCAGCGGCCCCAGCTTCATCGTACGAAAATAGGCCGGAAAGGCATCGCCGCCTGATGAGGAGCGCCCGTTAATCAGCATGATCTTCGGTCCTTCATTGACGAACAGGGGCGTTGTGTAAAGAGGAAGATTCCGGCGCGCCCAGTAATTCAGAATCGGGCGAGCCATATCGAAAATCATGGGCGCCGGAATGGAACCGCCGCCGTTGTAGCGTTCGTCGATAATCAGGGCCTCTTTTGCAACCGACTGGGCGTACCAGCCCTCGTAAAAGCTTTTAAATCCTTCAAATGAGGTGTTCGGCACATAAATGTATCCGATCCGTCCGCCGGAAAGGCTGTCCACAAGAGCCTGATTGTGTTGAACCCATTTCAGGTGTCGCAGGGAGAGTTCCGAAGCAACCGGTTTTACAACCACTTTCCGGGCACCCTTTTCGGTGGGTTCTGAATTGATCAAAAGCGTAACCTCCACCCCCACCTTATTCTCCAGATATTTGTAGGGATTCTCATCCGTGTGGATAATATGACCATCGATCCCAATCAGATAGGAACCTTCTTTTACGTCCACGCCGGGTTCTGTTAACGGCGAACGCATGGATTCCTCCCAATTTTCACCCGGAAAAATCACGGCTATTCTATAAAATTTTCCCGCCGGAACCAGCTCACACCCCAGCACACCTACCGGCACCCGTTTAACACGAGCCATGTCGCCGCTGAACACATAAGTATGCCCGCAATTGAGTTCGCTGACCAATTCACCGATCACATAATCCAGATCGGCGCGGCTGGCCACATAAGGGATCCATTCTTCATATTTGTCGTACATCTTTTTCCAATTCACGTGGTGCATGCTCGGGTCGTAAAACCAGTCCTTCATAATCCGCCAGGCATCCCGGTAAATTTGCTGCCACTCCTGAGAAGGAACAATCTTCATCTCCATTCGTGACAGCTTCAACCGCCCCGTGCCGGATTTTTGTTTGGGTTTCAGATCCGCAATTCCGTACGTTTTCCCGTTGGCGTAGAGAAATTTTTTTCCATTCGCCGAAAGAACGTAATTGGAAACCCCTTTCAGGATTTCAATCTCTTTTCGACTCTTCAAATCGTACTTATACAGGGTTCTTCCTCTCATATACAAAACACCACCCTTAATTCCCAGGACACCCCGATATCCACCCGTTTTTACCGGGAAGGCTACCACCCGCTGGTCAAACCCTGAAACATCTATCACCCATTTCTTTGCCGCCTTGGATTTCTTTTTTCTTGTCTTTTTTCTCGGTTTTTGAGCCTCCGGCATTTCATCATCGTTTCGAGGTGCAAAAGGAGATTCCAGATTTTCCCGAAGCGTTCCGACGTAGAGTTTGGCATCAAAATGCCGGGTACCCCAGTTGTAATTCCTTCGGGATACAAAATACAGGTAGTTTCCCTCCGGATCAAACGAGGGATTGCTGTTATCTGCCGTATCGTCCGTCAGCTGAAAAGCCCGTTTTTGATCCAGAGAATACACCCAGATTCCCGTCATGTGGTTCTTAAAAGCCTTGGTGTACACCACCCAGCGGCTGTCAGCAGACCATTGATAGCCGGAAATGGGTGAGTAAACGCCCCGGTCTATTTCCGTGCGTTTTTTTGTCTGGATATCCAGAAGCATCAGGCGGTTTTTTTTGTCCGATAAGATCATCTTCTTGCTGTCCGGGGACCACAAATAGCCGGTAATCCAGGCCCCGGTATGTTTCGTCATCTGAACGGCAGGTTGAGTGCTGTGATATTTTTTCAGGAATAATTCGTAATCACCCGATTGGTCAGATAAATACGAAATCCATTTTCCGTCTGGCGACCAGTCCACGGACATCTCGCGAATGCCGCTGGTCTGAGTGAGGTTTTGAATATCGCCATATTTTTTCGGGACGGTAAAAATGTCGCCGCGTGCGGCAAACACGGCTCGTTTGGCCGACGGAGAAAGAGCAAAGCTCTGAATATATTTGGACACATTTTTGTACACCGGCAGTGCGCGGGGGCGGTCATCCCGGATCTCAATGGACAACTTCTTTACGGCCTCGGTTTCCGGATTGAGAAAATAGATGAATCCCCCGTTTTCAAAAACAATTCCGCCCTTTCCGCGGCTGGGCCACAAACAATCGTAGGTTTTGAAATGGGTCACCTGATGAATCTGCTTGCTGGCCAGATCGTACACGAAAATATTCAGGGTGCGGGGTGTATCCGAATGAACATTTTCCCGGTCGGATGTAAAATAGATCTTGTGTCCCACCCACATGGGAAAATTGTCCGTGCCGGGGTAGGTTGTGAGCCTCTCAATGGTATTTTTCTGAAGATCGTAAATCCACACATCCTGAGCCCGCCCTGCTTTGTATCGCTTCCAGGTGCGAAATTCCCGGGATTTAATATCGTAGGCCAGTTTTGTTCCGTCGGGCGAAAGGGTTGCCGGTCCGCCTTCGGGAATCTGCAGCGGCTGCTCCAATCCTCCTTTAAACGCATCCACCAAAAAATAGCGGCTTACCCGCCGACCATAGGGGGTTCGGTTGGAACGGAAGAGAATCTTTTTGCCGTCCGGCGTCCAGTCGATGGGAATATTGTCCCAACCACCCCGGGGCGGCATGTGTCCCACATCCGGATAAAAGGTCAATTGTCTGGGGACCCCTCCCTCCGAGGGCATGATGTAGATTTCGCGGGTTCCGGAATATTCGCCGGAGAAAGCAATCCACTGGCCGTCGGGCGAAAATTTCGGAAAGAGTTCTTCTCCTTCAAACGAGGTCAACTTTCGGGCTTCCCCACCCGAAAGGGGTACGGTCCAAATATCACCCGCATACACAAAAGCCACCTGATTTTTGTAAATATCCGGCTGGCGCAGAAGTCTGGCTTCTTTGGCATGAATAGCCGGAGCCAACAGAAAAAACAACCCAAACATTACAAGGAATTGAAACCGTTTCATGAAAAATGTCCTTTCAGTTCATTAGGGGTTACGTTCTTTTTTTCCGAAAACAAACACGACCGCAATGAAATGTAATACGGCTATTGGGTGAAGTCCACAAAGATGAAAAATCGGAAAGACAACCAAAAATTAAAGTTTTTTGAGGAATTAGTCAAGAAGAAATTTGAGCACGTGTGAGGTGCCGGGGACTTTTGATCATAGAAGAAATAACCCTTGATTCCGCACACAAAAATCGTTACATTTCATTGGCAATGCAAACGATTGAACCTGCCTGAACGCTCAAAAAAATCAGGAGATACCATGTTTAAAAAAATGGCCTTGTTCCCGCTGTTTCTGGGGGTCCTCCTTCTTGCCTGCTCAAACGAAGAGGTTGTACGCATTTCTGCTCCGGTGACCACCCGCGTGACACAACTTGTTCCGAATGGTGAAACAGTTATTCCGAACGGACGTATTTTAACCCCCCTCGGAAAATCAATCCGGGTGGCGCCACATCCCTTCGGTGCGGCTCTGAGTCCCAACGGAAACATTCTCGTCACATCCAATAACGGGGGCCATCCCTGGTCCATTTCCGTAATCGACAGCCTGAAAACGTCCCATCCCCGCGTGCGGCAGTTCCCGCCGGAAGTCCGCGGTAACCGCAGCGAACTGGAATCCTGTTTTATGGGATTGGC encodes:
- a CDS encoding LacI family transcriptional regulator, which codes for MNITIKEVAERAGVSQSTVSLVLNHKKSVRESTRKKVLQVIEEMDFHPQRSARTLASKRTGNIGFVISDIHFTRAEPFYTRIFLGCEFEARHFDYYILLTSVGEAFSRKNLPRFLKEGNVDGVIAAGSMNDKWLYEMRKMGIPVVLIDYYPPRLKWPCVLIDNIEGGREAVRYLLELGHEKIAFIGGSAFHPSIQGRYQGYLMAMEEHGLNGQEWVVRDEIETRVEDGYNATKKLLMKKERPTALFAANDAMATGALKAIREKGLKVPDDISVIGFDNIEVTNHTDPPLTTMSVRMEEMGAKAVNMIHDIIDQKKSLQEKILVPVDLVKRSSCRAI
- a CDS encoding acetyl-CoA synthetase, whose amino-acid sequence is MKRFQFLVMFGLFFLLAPAIHAKEARLLRQPDIYKNQVAFVYAGDIWTVPLSGGEARKLTSFEGEELFPKFSPDGQWIAFSGEYSGTREIYIMPSEGGVPRQLTFYPDVGHMPPRGGWDNIPIDWTPDGKKILFRSNRTPYGRRVSRYFLVDAFKGGLEQPLQIPEGGPATLSPDGTKLAYDIKSREFRTWKRYKAGRAQDVWIYDLQKNTIERLTTYPGTDNFPMWVGHKIYFTSDRENVHSDTPRTLNIFVYDLASKQIHQVTHFKTYDCLWPSRGKGGIVFENGGFIYFLNPETEAVKKLSIEIRDDRPRALPVYKNVSKYIQSFALSPSAKRAVFAARGDIFTVPKKYGDIQNLTQTSGIREMSVDWSPDGKWISYLSDQSGDYELFLKKYHSTQPAVQMTKHTGAWITGYLWSPDSKKMILSDKKNRLMLLDIQTKKRTEIDRGVYSPISGYQWSADSRWVVYTKAFKNHMTGIWVYSLDQKRAFQLTDDTADNSNPSFDPEGNYLYFVSRRNYNWGTRHFDAKLYVGTLRENLESPFAPRNDDEMPEAQKPRKKTRKKKSKAAKKWVIDVSGFDQRVVAFPVKTGGYRGVLGIKGGVLYMRGRTLYKYDLKSRKEIEILKGVSNYVLSANGKKFLYANGKTYGIADLKPKQKSGTGRLKLSRMEMKIVPSQEWQQIYRDAWRIMKDWFYDPSMHHVNWKKMYDKYEEWIPYVASRADLDYVIGELVSELNCGHTYVFSGDMARVKRVPVGVLGCELVPAGKFYRIAVIFPGENWEESMRSPLTEPGVDVKEGSYLIGIDGHIIHTDENPYKYLENKVGVEVTLLINSEPTEKGARKVVVKPVASELSLRHLKWVQHNQALVDSLSGGRIGYIYVPNTSFEGFKSFYEGWYAQSVAKEALIIDERYNGGGSIPAPMIFDMARPILNYWARRNLPLYTTPLFVNEGPKIMLINGRSSSGGDAFPAYFRTMKLGPLMGQTTWGGLVGYSWNPRFVDGGHIAVPAFAYVNREGQWDVEYFGVKPDIPVFDDPTLIRLGREPMIEKAVRYLLDELKKHPVKHIQKPPSPDRR